In the genome of Flexistipes sinusarabici DSM 4947, one region contains:
- a CDS encoding inositol monophosphatase family protein, translating to MILDLINICKKGGEIIKDNFDKKLDVNKKSTIDLVTDVDYFVEKVVKEELNKQFPSIEIIAEESALDNIEKEKPVFYLDPIDGTTNFVHGFPFVAVSLAYYVKNSAEIGMVYNPIMEELFTAEKSKGAFLNGKAIKVSSTGKMINSLIGTGFPYSIVESENNEIIIQRLRNILENSRGVRRAGSAALDLCYTAKGVFDGYYESGLNPWDVAAGKIILEEAGGCVSSLGGGEYDFSESWIVGSNGLIHDALINKINIS from the coding sequence ATGATATTAGATTTGATTAATATATGCAAAAAGGGCGGAGAAATTATAAAAGATAACTTTGATAAAAAGCTGGATGTAAACAAAAAATCAACCATAGACCTGGTTACGGATGTTGATTATTTTGTTGAGAAAGTTGTAAAAGAGGAACTTAATAAACAATTTCCATCTATTGAAATAATAGCTGAGGAATCAGCCCTTGATAATATAGAAAAGGAAAAGCCTGTGTTTTATCTAGATCCCATAGACGGGACTACTAATTTTGTTCATGGCTTTCCTTTTGTAGCTGTTTCTCTGGCTTACTATGTGAAAAACAGCGCTGAAATCGGAATGGTTTACAATCCGATTATGGAAGAATTGTTTACTGCAGAAAAATCCAAAGGAGCTTTTCTGAACGGCAAAGCAATAAAGGTTTCATCTACAGGGAAAATGATAAACAGTCTCATTGGAACAGGCTTTCCGTATTCTATTGTTGAAAGCGAAAATAATGAAATTATAATACAGCGCCTGCGCAATATTCTTGAAAACAGCCGTGGAGTTCGCAGGGCAGGTTCTGCTGCACTGGATTTGTGTTATACGGCAAAAGGTGTTTTCGACGGGTATTATGAATCCGGTCTGAATCCCTGGGATGTTGCAGCGGGTAAAATTATCCTGGAAGAGGCAGGGGGATGTGTATCCTCGCTCGGTGGAGGGGAATATGATTTCAGTGAATCATGGATAGTGGGTTCCAATGGTCTGATACATGATGCTTTGATAAATAAAATAAATATTTCATGA
- the zapE gene encoding AFG1/ZapE family ATPase, producing the protein MIVNIFDLNFDVSVSECMKNMKPHPKFQHCTFENYIPDSRYPSQSSIKNILSEKVLSAGKNKIKYQINNKGFFGFLKRSNSSDKNTDNQDMDLNLYLDGGFGVGKTHLLSACYNVAETDKKTFLSFGELTYFFNFLGIEKSIKYFSDFDLILLDEFELDDPATTRMIAKFFQELGNDTLVITTSNTLPSDLGKGLHFQIEEFEREMGVIADSFSTYVIEGEDYRRKSGSQVWKRVVDKEFFMDQYAKADTEAVSKGLIGFEELISLLKQNHPFKYYIIPDNTEALFIDGIKPFSSLDEALRFAHLVDNCYYYNTKIFIRSDYHLNDLYSNEMLESCFQKKFLRCLSRLDELAVFYLK; encoded by the coding sequence ATGATTGTAAATATTTTCGATTTAAACTTTGACGTTTCAGTCAGTGAATGCATGAAGAACATGAAACCTCATCCTAAGTTTCAGCATTGTACGTTTGAAAATTACATTCCGGATTCAAGATATCCTTCGCAGTCATCCATAAAGAACATACTGTCTGAAAAAGTGCTTTCAGCGGGCAAAAACAAAATCAAATACCAAATAAACAATAAAGGTTTTTTCGGTTTTCTAAAACGGAGTAACAGCAGTGATAAGAATACTGACAATCAGGATATGGATTTAAACCTGTATCTTGACGGAGGATTCGGTGTGGGCAAAACCCATTTGCTCAGTGCCTGTTATAATGTGGCTGAAACAGATAAAAAAACCTTTCTGAGCTTTGGTGAGTTGACATACTTTTTTAATTTTCTCGGGATAGAAAAATCCATTAAATACTTCAGCGATTTTGATTTAATTCTGCTCGATGAGTTTGAATTGGATGATCCTGCAACCACAAGAATGATTGCAAAATTTTTTCAAGAGCTCGGCAACGATACACTTGTAATTACCACATCCAATACACTGCCTTCTGATTTGGGAAAAGGCCTGCACTTTCAAATAGAGGAATTTGAAAGAGAAATGGGGGTTATTGCCGATTCATTCAGTACTTATGTCATTGAAGGGGAGGATTACCGCAGAAAAAGCGGAAGTCAGGTGTGGAAGAGGGTTGTTGATAAAGAATTTTTTATGGATCAATACGCAAAAGCAGACACTGAGGCTGTAAGCAAAGGGCTTATAGGTTTTGAAGAGTTAATCAGTCTTCTCAAACAAAATCATCCTTTTAAATATTATATAATACCGGATAATACGGAGGCACTCTTTATTGACGGGATAAAACCTTTCAGTTCCCTTGATGAAGCTCTGCGTTTTGCACATCTTGTTGATAACTGCTATTACTACAATACAAAAATATTTATACGGTCTGATTATCATTTAAATGATCTTTATAGCAATGAAATGTTGGAATCTTGCTTCCAAAAGAAGTTCCTGCGCTGCTTGTCACGACTTGACGAGCTTGCCGTGTTTTATCTTAAATAG
- a CDS encoding DUF4388 domain-containing protein, whose protein sequence is MENNNEKKELTGYLSSMPLADVFQWISLSKRTGELYLQSDNDEISISFIKGEIAHASTNQPRFLLGQLLLQYGEIDKQQLIKGFGVQKKEQKPLGKVLAELSYITSENLEKVIHIQVRDVVFYILTLKSCFFNFVDKEVTTGIDHLIQVDEILMKCMKRIDLYNDMLEHFNEKSIPEAKGYEGWLKQYINSKNNVSRIVRLAGGDWFDVYKEIFSGISNGQIVARKESEEEVEDPVLEFLVALELFNKNKIYESYKIVHGLVRHHSVKEQIRKFYSNLKLFISRYFYKNYGGENSCFSLNRARLSDENIHISATEGFILSRIEEYPCVNMLEKTVNLDKVEIFLIIDKLYRLNLLSLKRKMKNKKELIGLDVISGLLSVYKRELSGEMEIITEDLTARLFFNGGRLKFLFSTTDKYDIKRYLVKKGSYKIDEKAYEQDVEGFIQKLMNDNDLSVQDLQFMFKIYQNMIFYELMRHKVISIIFYHEKTFPDIFNININLVYLIIFSIVSNNIVLENKLDFYYDYELLKDKQKLLEETADLKIVKEMLEDFEDNYIGNEKLRNYNKTQLSILNVFFKLGYLREVTKPEVPLEDLQNFLAEIKNKNSFEIFGVDEKSFDLDSIKEQYIKFTMKYHPDLFTNKEHKKTAQQIFELIKSAYDYLLEEEQHRRNENDEGTKVDVKSIFMAEQLITSGKVYLNMGRMSDAIDAFKRAYENYSDDEEVKAYYGLAKVRSGEHKKGFEILKECNIESFDEPELYIAYIEAAIKLKKKKEASALIDKAIAKYSEYSKRLNAYKSRLKHM, encoded by the coding sequence ATGGAGAACAATAACGAGAAAAAGGAATTAACCGGCTATCTTAGTTCAATGCCGCTGGCTGATGTGTTCCAGTGGATATCTCTTTCAAAGAGAACAGGTGAGCTTTATCTTCAAAGTGACAATGATGAAATATCCATTTCATTTATTAAAGGTGAAATCGCACATGCCAGTACCAATCAGCCCCGTTTTTTGCTGGGGCAGCTTCTTTTGCAGTACGGGGAAATTGATAAACAGCAGCTGATTAAAGGTTTTGGTGTTCAGAAGAAAGAACAAAAACCCCTTGGAAAAGTTTTGGCAGAGCTTTCCTATATAACCAGTGAGAACCTTGAGAAGGTTATTCATATACAGGTTCGTGATGTAGTGTTTTATATCCTGACCTTAAAATCCTGTTTTTTTAATTTCGTTGACAAGGAAGTTACAACCGGAATAGATCATCTTATTCAGGTGGATGAAATTCTCATGAAATGTATGAAGAGAATTGATCTGTATAATGATATGCTTGAACATTTTAACGAAAAATCCATTCCGGAGGCTAAGGGTTACGAGGGCTGGCTTAAGCAATATATAAACTCAAAGAACAATGTATCACGTATCGTCAGACTTGCCGGCGGGGACTGGTTTGATGTTTACAAAGAGATATTCAGCGGGATAAGCAACGGCCAGATTGTAGCCAGGAAGGAGTCCGAAGAAGAAGTTGAAGACCCTGTGCTGGAATTTCTCGTTGCACTGGAATTGTTTAATAAAAATAAGATTTATGAATCCTATAAAATTGTACACGGGCTGGTACGCCACCACAGCGTGAAAGAGCAGATTAGAAAATTTTACAGCAATCTGAAACTATTTATCTCCCGTTATTTTTACAAAAATTACGGCGGTGAAAATTCATGCTTTTCTTTAAACAGAGCCAGACTTTCCGATGAGAATATACATATTTCGGCAACAGAGGGTTTTATTTTATCCCGGATAGAAGAATATCCCTGTGTCAATATGCTTGAAAAGACTGTAAATCTGGATAAGGTTGAAATTTTTCTCATAATAGATAAGCTTTACAGGCTTAATTTGTTATCTCTTAAAAGAAAAATGAAAAACAAAAAAGAGCTTATCGGACTGGATGTGATAAGCGGTCTCCTCTCAGTATACAAAAGGGAGCTGTCCGGAGAAATGGAGATAATTACAGAAGATCTGACGGCAAGATTATTTTTCAATGGCGGCAGGCTTAAGTTTTTATTTTCTACAACAGATAAATATGACATCAAGCGTTACCTTGTAAAAAAAGGATCTTACAAAATTGATGAAAAGGCATATGAGCAGGATGTTGAGGGGTTTATTCAAAAACTAATGAATGATAACGACCTGTCTGTGCAGGATTTGCAGTTTATGTTCAAAATTTATCAAAACATGATTTTCTATGAACTTATGCGTCATAAAGTCATATCAATAATTTTTTATCATGAAAAAACTTTCCCGGATATTTTTAATATAAATATCAATCTAGTTTATCTTATTATTTTTTCTATTGTGAGCAATAATATTGTTCTGGAAAATAAATTGGATTTCTACTATGACTACGAGCTTTTAAAAGATAAACAAAAACTTTTGGAAGAAACTGCGGATCTTAAGATAGTCAAGGAGATGCTGGAGGATTTTGAGGATAATTATATCGGTAATGAGAAGCTGAGAAATTATAATAAAACGCAATTGTCTATATTAAACGTATTTTTTAAGCTGGGTTATTTGAGAGAGGTTACAAAACCGGAAGTACCTCTGGAGGATTTGCAGAATTTTCTTGCTGAAATAAAGAACAAAAATTCTTTTGAAATTTTCGGTGTTGATGAAAAATCTTTTGATTTGGACTCGATAAAAGAACAGTACATAAAATTTACAATGAAATACCACCCTGATCTTTTTACCAATAAAGAACATAAAAAAACGGCTCAACAAATTTTTGAACTCATCAAATCAGCTTATGATTATCTGCTGGAGGAAGAACAACACAGGAGAAATGAGAATGATGAGGGAACCAAAGTCGATGTAAAAAGTATCTTTATGGCAGAACAGCTCATCACAAGCGGCAAAGTTTATTTAAATATGGGCAGAATGTCAGACGCAATCGATGCTTTTAAAAGAGCTTATGAAAATTATTCTGATGATGAGGAAGTTAAAGCTTATTACGGTTTGGCTAAGGTAAGAAGTGGTGAACATAAAAAGGGGTTTGAGATACTTAAAGAATGCAATATCGAAAGTTTTGATGAGCCTGAATTGTATATAGCTTACATAGAGGCTGCTATAAAACTGAAAAAGAAAAAAGAGGCCTCTGCTTTGATAGATAAAGCTATTGCGAAATATTCCGAATATTCAAAACGCCTTAATGCTTATAAAAGCCGTTTAAAACATATGTGA
- the acnA gene encoding aconitate hydratase AcnA, with protein sequence MNREDYRKNINISDKNYEYFSITQLSEKGYDVSSLPFSIRILVENILRNMGDGIVEESDLKNICEWKGKYEEPVEIPYYPARVLMQDFTGVPAVVDLAAMRDAMAEIGGDPEKVNPLVPVDLIVDHSVQVDYYGALNSLDKNVKKEYERNIERYSMLKWAQNSFDNFSVVPPNSGICHQVNLEYLGKVVRNDNGVLFPDTLVGTDSHTPMINGIGVMAWGVGGIEAEAVMLGQPYYMPIPEVIGVNLKGEPAEGVTSTDIVLNITQMLRKFNVVGKFVEYFGDGLKNLSVFDRATISNMTPEYGATLGFFPIDHLTLDYLRLTNRNEEAEIVEKYAKDNGFYNDYSQNIKYTEVLDFDLSSVEPSLAGPARPQDRISLSDMKNSFYEILGCNYEKKVDERNITAFNEESKEYADVDDSCEPDGIKEETITIKGENVTIRDGSVVIAALTSCTNTSNPYVMLGAGLIAKKAVEAGLKVPVYVKTSLAPGSKVVVDYLKASGLLPYLEGLGFHVTAYGCTTCIGNSGPLKPEIEEAIDNSKLNVASVLSGNRNFEARIHQKVRSNFLASPMLVLAFALAGRVDIDMYKEPLGRNVNGENIYLKDLWPTGKEVQDYVGKYVDSESFAKEYSVIFEGDENWKKLDVAKSTIYKWDENSTYIKKPPYFENFTTEPPKLQDIEKAKVLLLLGDTVTTDHISPAGSIPSEYPAGKYLLENGVQKSDFNSYGSRRGNHEVMIRGTFANVRIKNKLVDPKEGGYTVKFPENQEMHVYDASLAYLKEDTPLVVLAGKEYGTGSSRDWAAKGTQLLGVRAVIAESYERIHKSNLVGMGVLPLQFEEGNSWHSLGLKGTETFSIEGLEDIAPRKQFKVTAEQNDGETVEFNVISRLDTEVEVQYFIHGGILPYVLQTMIK encoded by the coding sequence ATGAACAGAGAAGATTATAGAAAAAATATCAATATTTCAGACAAAAATTATGAATATTTCAGTATTACCCAACTTTCAGAGAAAGGTTATGATGTCTCGTCACTGCCTTTTTCCATCAGAATCCTGGTGGAGAATATTCTCAGAAATATGGGAGATGGTATAGTTGAAGAATCAGATCTGAAAAATATTTGTGAATGGAAAGGGAAATATGAAGAGCCTGTTGAAATCCCTTATTATCCGGCTCGTGTTCTGATGCAGGATTTCACAGGTGTGCCGGCTGTGGTTGATTTGGCAGCAATGAGGGATGCCATGGCTGAGATAGGTGGTGATCCCGAAAAGGTCAATCCGCTTGTTCCTGTGGATCTGATTGTTGATCATTCAGTGCAGGTGGATTATTACGGAGCGCTGAATTCCCTGGATAAGAATGTGAAAAAAGAGTACGAAAGAAACATTGAACGGTACTCAATGCTTAAGTGGGCTCAGAACAGTTTTGATAATTTCAGTGTTGTTCCACCCAATTCGGGGATATGCCACCAGGTAAACCTTGAATATCTGGGAAAGGTTGTCAGGAATGACAACGGTGTCCTTTTTCCTGATACACTTGTGGGAACAGATTCCCATACGCCGATGATAAATGGTATCGGTGTTATGGCCTGGGGAGTGGGCGGAATAGAAGCTGAAGCCGTCATGCTCGGTCAGCCTTATTATATGCCTATCCCTGAGGTTATCGGTGTAAACTTAAAAGGTGAGCCTGCAGAAGGTGTAACCTCAACTGATATCGTTTTGAATATTACACAAATGCTTCGTAAGTTTAATGTTGTAGGCAAGTTTGTGGAATATTTCGGAGACGGCCTGAAGAATTTGAGTGTATTTGACCGTGCCACAATATCCAATATGACACCGGAATATGGAGCCACTTTGGGTTTTTTTCCAATTGATCATCTGACTCTTGATTACCTGAGGCTTACAAACAGAAACGAAGAAGCTGAAATAGTGGAGAAATATGCTAAAGATAACGGTTTTTACAACGATTACTCCCAAAACATAAAATATACGGAAGTGCTGGATTTTGATTTGAGCAGTGTTGAACCATCGCTGGCCGGCCCTGCCAGACCTCAGGATAGAATCTCCCTTTCGGATATGAAAAACAGTTTTTACGAGATTCTTGGATGCAACTATGAAAAGAAAGTGGATGAAAGAAATATTACGGCTTTTAACGAAGAGTCGAAAGAGTATGCAGACGTTGATGACAGTTGTGAGCCCGACGGGATCAAAGAGGAAACTATAACAATTAAAGGTGAAAATGTGACCATAAGGGACGGAAGTGTTGTCATAGCAGCACTTACTTCCTGTACAAACACATCCAATCCTTATGTAATGCTCGGTGCCGGGCTTATTGCCAAGAAAGCGGTTGAAGCCGGTCTGAAAGTGCCTGTTTATGTCAAGACGTCTTTGGCTCCCGGTTCAAAAGTAGTGGTTGATTATCTGAAAGCTTCCGGACTGCTTCCTTATTTAGAGGGATTGGGCTTTCATGTAACGGCGTACGGCTGTACTACATGCATAGGCAACAGCGGCCCGTTGAAACCTGAGATTGAAGAAGCCATTGATAACTCTAAGCTTAATGTTGCGTCTGTTTTATCAGGCAACAGGAATTTTGAAGCAAGAATTCATCAGAAGGTTCGCTCTAATTTTCTGGCATCTCCGATGCTTGTACTTGCCTTTGCTCTGGCCGGTCGCGTTGATATTGATATGTATAAGGAGCCGCTTGGAAGAAATGTTAACGGTGAAAACATATATCTGAAAGATTTGTGGCCGACAGGAAAAGAAGTCCAGGATTATGTCGGTAAATATGTAGATTCGGAATCTTTTGCCAAAGAGTATTCTGTAATTTTTGAAGGGGATGAAAACTGGAAAAAACTTGATGTTGCCAAGAGCACTATTTACAAATGGGATGAAAATTCCACATATATCAAGAAGCCTCCTTATTTTGAAAATTTTACCACTGAACCCCCAAAGCTTCAGGATATTGAAAAAGCAAAGGTTCTCCTGCTTCTCGGTGATACAGTAACCACTGATCATATTTCACCCGCCGGATCCATACCTTCTGAATATCCTGCTGGTAAATATCTTCTGGAAAACGGCGTTCAAAAGAGCGATTTTAACTCTTACGGCTCCAGAAGAGGAAATCATGAGGTTATGATAAGGGGAACGTTTGCCAATGTCAGGATAAAAAACAAACTTGTTGATCCCAAGGAAGGCGGTTATACAGTCAAATTTCCCGAAAATCAGGAAATGCATGTTTATGATGCTTCTTTGGCTTATTTGAAAGAGGACACACCGCTTGTTGTATTGGCGGGCAAAGAATATGGTACCGGCTCCTCCAGAGATTGGGCGGCAAAAGGGACACAGCTTCTGGGAGTAAGGGCTGTTATTGCCGAATCCTATGAAAGGATACATAAAAGTAATCTGGTGGGTATGGGTGTGCTGCCTTTGCAGTTTGAAGAGGGAAATTCCTGGCACTCCTTAGGACTTAAAGGTACAGAAACATTCAGTATAGAAGGGTTGGAAGATATTGCTCCGCGTAAGCAGTTTAAAGTGACTGCTGAACAAAATGACGGAGAAACGGTGGAATTTAATGTGATATCCAGGCTGGATACAGAAGTGGAAGTACAATATTTTATCCACGGTGGTATTCTACCATATGTTCTGCAGACGATGATTAAATGA
- a CDS encoding chromosome segregation SMC family protein has translation MIFKRITLQGFKSFVEKTHLDFPSGVTCVVGPNGSGKSNILDAIRWVFGEQSARELRGSEMEDIVFAGSENRKPSGFAQVSLTLGDLDDETTAKWGTLSEITVSRKYYKTGEREYLINNRKCKLKDIKEIFYDTGIGARSISIIEQGKVEKIIQSSPEELRLFFEETAGVVKFKERKKEAEKRLSQTKDNLGRVNDIIAEVRQNASALYEQLQKLNSYKELKDSKKQLDFSYLFNSYKELKEKLSVLNKNHDDSLLRINEKNKTLEKLRSDLNKRKVELGEKQKEYQRCNETLIDLIEKINKCEADIKILQSNIESSEHTKLQLKEEIERDNSKLRELTDENQRLKHSLEELEERKASIQEKIDEINDTLADLQLQKEDNDDELAECREIYLDFTQKITELRNKIYKNETEYENTEKNIKKLRAEQKEIDDNTEELNAEKDRLNSLVGDKKSDRIIYADKLEEFDVKLRETEEKLNVKAKEMEDIRIEHSTTKRTLELLQTQLKTETFADEGDEKFFHEIGAKFLVDFLPGHDTEVLKEFGDVLVLKGNDSNSRKELLDSIDRLKGSYRFVFENELDFFEKFLLETSFESVSANIIKFEHIFHKFGEKDKNALVLKLKNDIKTAESDISRAGILLEEKGSEYDNLKEKKDTIASEIEKLKKTKESLDQEINKYENELNTVLSDISRDRRRTDVLKKELNVNSEELGRIKSENKNLRTRLGEISEKQESYNEQMEELEEKSDFLSNKIDEYKDQLSELKIEIRGYSEQISGINKQKHYVDKDISTTSNKIADLKNRLKKLMTVDVSNWQTGLQSKQEYLKKYKREKIQNEDLKKFLETESEELRNGAEELENSINEQKDVINKEEREYERLHYSIMQTKSELKDLQERYEEKYQGSDIYNDLKSYETKDFKPRVIKNKIADIEKKIEELGPLNMAADNEYYEAQERLDFLLKQREDLENAIGTIYELIREIDDSTVKQFKHTFESVRKHFLDIFKILFGEGKAELKLTDENNLLTTGVEIFVQPPGKRLQNMNLLSGGEKAMTACTLLFAMFLHKPTPFCFLDEIDAPLDDANVNRFVKIVKELSKKSQFVIISHNQKTIENADSLYGVTMQEPGVSKILSVTLDKQDLKNTNAANLK, from the coding sequence ATGATATTTAAACGCATCACCCTGCAGGGGTTTAAATCTTTTGTTGAAAAAACCCATTTGGACTTTCCGTCCGGTGTGACCTGCGTTGTTGGTCCCAACGGCAGCGGTAAAAGTAATATTCTGGATGCCATCAGGTGGGTTTTTGGTGAGCAGAGTGCCAGGGAATTAAGAGGCTCTGAGATGGAAGATATTGTTTTTGCCGGTTCGGAAAACAGAAAACCTTCCGGTTTTGCCCAGGTTTCATTAACACTCGGTGATTTAGATGATGAAACTACTGCTAAATGGGGCACATTATCCGAGATTACCGTTTCACGAAAATATTACAAGACGGGCGAAAGGGAATATCTGATAAATAACAGAAAGTGCAAACTGAAAGATATTAAAGAAATTTTTTATGATACCGGAATAGGAGCCAGAAGCATTTCCATTATTGAACAGGGGAAAGTTGAAAAAATTATACAGTCTTCTCCGGAAGAGCTGAGGCTTTTTTTTGAAGAGACTGCCGGCGTTGTAAAGTTTAAAGAAAGAAAAAAAGAGGCAGAAAAGCGTCTTTCTCAGACTAAGGATAATCTGGGAAGGGTTAATGACATTATAGCCGAAGTAAGACAGAATGCTTCTGCCCTTTATGAGCAGCTGCAAAAATTGAATAGCTACAAAGAATTAAAGGACAGTAAAAAACAACTGGATTTTTCATATCTTTTTAACAGCTATAAGGAACTTAAAGAAAAGTTATCTGTACTGAATAAAAATCATGACGACAGTCTTCTAAGGATTAATGAAAAAAATAAAACCCTTGAGAAACTAAGAAGTGACTTGAATAAAAGAAAAGTGGAACTTGGTGAAAAGCAAAAAGAGTATCAAAGGTGTAATGAGACACTTATAGATTTGATTGAAAAAATTAATAAATGTGAAGCCGATATTAAGATTCTGCAGAGCAATATTGAGAGCTCGGAGCATACAAAACTGCAGCTGAAAGAAGAGATAGAAAGGGATAACAGTAAACTGCGGGAGCTTACAGATGAAAACCAGCGTCTCAAGCATTCACTGGAGGAGCTGGAAGAGAGAAAAGCAAGTATTCAGGAAAAAATCGACGAAATAAACGATACACTGGCTGATCTTCAGTTGCAGAAAGAAGATAATGACGATGAGTTGGCAGAGTGCAGGGAAATATATCTTGATTTTACCCAAAAGATTACCGAGCTTCGTAATAAAATTTACAAAAATGAAACGGAATATGAAAATACTGAAAAAAATATTAAAAAATTGAGAGCGGAACAAAAAGAAATTGATGACAATACAGAAGAATTAAATGCAGAAAAAGACCGCCTGAATAGTCTTGTTGGAGATAAAAAGAGTGACCGCATTATATATGCGGATAAACTGGAAGAATTTGATGTGAAACTGCGGGAGACAGAAGAGAAACTTAATGTAAAAGCAAAAGAGATGGAAGATATACGTATTGAACATTCCACCACGAAACGAACACTTGAACTTTTGCAGACCCAGCTGAAAACGGAGACTTTTGCAGATGAGGGGGATGAAAAATTTTTTCATGAAATTGGAGCTAAGTTTCTTGTTGATTTTCTGCCGGGGCACGATACCGAGGTTTTAAAAGAATTCGGTGATGTGCTTGTTTTGAAAGGAAATGATTCAAACAGCCGCAAAGAGCTGCTGGATAGTATTGACAGACTTAAGGGTTCCTACCGTTTTGTATTTGAAAATGAGCTGGATTTTTTTGAAAAATTTCTTCTGGAGACAAGTTTTGAGTCTGTTTCGGCAAATATAATAAAATTTGAACATATTTTTCACAAGTTCGGCGAAAAAGATAAAAATGCACTGGTGCTCAAGTTGAAAAACGACATAAAAACTGCCGAATCTGATATTTCCAGAGCAGGCATTTTGTTGGAAGAAAAGGGCTCAGAATATGACAATCTGAAAGAGAAAAAAGACACTATTGCCTCAGAAATAGAAAAATTGAAAAAGACTAAGGAATCGCTGGATCAGGAGATTAATAAGTATGAGAATGAGCTAAACACAGTTCTTAGTGATATATCTCGTGATAGAAGACGGACAGATGTCCTGAAAAAAGAACTCAACGTGAATTCAGAAGAACTCGGAAGAATTAAAAGTGAAAACAAGAATCTGAGAACACGCCTCGGGGAAATTTCTGAAAAACAGGAGAGCTATAATGAGCAAATGGAAGAGCTGGAAGAGAAATCTGACTTTCTAAGCAATAAGATAGATGAATATAAAGATCAGCTTTCAGAACTGAAAATTGAAATCAGAGGATATTCCGAGCAAATAAGCGGTATCAACAAACAGAAACATTACGTTGATAAGGATATTTCAACAACATCAAATAAAATTGCCGATTTAAAAAACAGGCTCAAAAAGCTTATGACTGTGGATGTAAGTAACTGGCAAACCGGTTTACAGTCAAAACAGGAATATTTGAAGAAATACAAGCGTGAGAAAATTCAGAATGAAGATTTAAAGAAATTTCTTGAGACGGAGTCAGAGGAGCTCAGAAACGGGGCGGAGGAGCTTGAAAACAGTATCAATGAACAGAAGGATGTAATAAATAAAGAGGAAAGGGAGTATGAAAGACTCCACTATTCCATAATGCAGACAAAAAGTGAACTTAAAGATTTGCAGGAGCGGTATGAAGAAAAGTACCAGGGTTCTGATATATACAATGACCTTAAAAGCTATGAAACCAAAGATTTCAAACCGAGAGTTATAAAGAATAAAATTGCTGATATTGAAAAAAAGATTGAAGAGCTGGGACCGTTGAATATGGCCGCTGACAATGAATATTATGAAGCTCAGGAGCGTCTGGATTTTCTGCTGAAGCAGAGGGAGGATCTGGAGAACGCTATAGGCACAATATACGAACTGATCAGAGAAATTGATGACAGTACCGTAAAGCAGTTTAAGCATACTTTTGAGTCGGTAAGAAAACACTTCCTGGATATTTTTAAGATTCTTTTTGGTGAAGGTAAGGCAGAATTAAAACTGACTGATGAAAATAACCTTTTGACAACGGGTGTGGAGATATTTGTCCAACCGCCGGGGAAACGACTGCAGAATATGAATCTTCTTTCCGGCGGCGAGAAGGCTATGACTGCATGTACACTGCTTTTTGCAATGTTTCTGCATAAACCCACACCCTTTTGTTTCCTTGATGAGATTGATGCGCCCCTTGATGATGCAAATGTTAACCGTTTTGTTAAGATTGTCAAAGAGCTGTCTAAGAAATCTCAGTTTGTGATTATTTCACATAATCAAAAAACTATTGAAAATGCTGATTCCCTGTACGGGGTGACTATGCAGGAACCCGGTGTCTCAAAAATACTTTCGGTGACATTGGATAAACAGGATTTGAAAAATACTAACGCCGCAAATCTAAAATAA